The following coding sequences are from one Collimonas arenae window:
- a CDS encoding alpha/beta fold hydrolase, with translation MGHARRCATVLHSDSQQTGIAPFFAAAGVRIESLPFEQASLTLYHWPAAENAPQLLMTHGWGGWGLQLVTLAEALGAAGWAVVLIDQPAHGRSAAWRSTLPQFARALNYAAARLGRVQAVVGHSMGGAAACIAAANGLALRKLILISAPISMIQVTHEYATTFGLREKLRASMVSYLEGREGMVFERMDAIHTAPRINASTLVVHDREDAIVPYSAAQTLIENLPDAQLLETSGLGHRRVLKDPGVIHAVMQFLGPAS, from the coding sequence TTGGGCCACGCGCGTCGCTGCGCGACTGTTCTGCACTCCGATTCCCAGCAAACTGGCATCGCGCCATTTTTCGCCGCCGCCGGCGTGCGGATTGAATCGCTGCCGTTTGAACAAGCCTCGCTCACGCTCTATCACTGGCCGGCAGCAGAAAATGCACCGCAGTTGCTGATGACGCATGGATGGGGTGGCTGGGGCTTGCAACTGGTGACGTTGGCCGAGGCGTTGGGCGCCGCCGGCTGGGCCGTCGTGCTGATCGACCAGCCCGCGCACGGACGCAGCGCCGCCTGGCGCAGCACACTGCCGCAGTTTGCGCGGGCGCTCAATTATGCAGCCGCACGCCTGGGCCGAGTGCAAGCCGTGGTTGGCCACTCGATGGGCGGCGCGGCTGCCTGCATCGCTGCGGCAAATGGATTGGCCCTGCGCAAGCTGATCCTGATTTCCGCGCCGATTTCAATGATCCAGGTGACGCACGAGTACGCAACAACCTTCGGCCTGCGTGAAAAATTGCGCGCGAGCATGGTGTCTTACCTGGAAGGGCGCGAGGGAATGGTCTTCGAACGCATGGACGCCATCCATACCGCGCCGCGGATCAACGCTTCAACATTGGTAGTGCATGACCGCGAAGACGCCATCGTGCCTTATTCTGCTGCACAAACACTGATCGAGAACCTGCCGGACGCGCAACTGCTTGAAACCAGTGGCTTGGGACATCGGCGGGTGCTGAAAGACCCAGGCGTAATCCATGCCGTGATGCAATTCCTCGGACCAGCCAGCTAG
- a CDS encoding dihydrofolate reductase family protein encodes MRKIVSFVHVSLDGFVASTAKGPAGLGWISISTDLFEYVEQRIQQTDTALYGRTTFEMMESYWPTAADKPDASPHDHEHSRWYKSARKVVLSKTLSEKNHVNTQIISSNLSDEINKLKHGSGSEILMFGSPSATHALMAENLIDEYWLFVNPILLGQGIPLFKNIKDKTALMLVNSKIFPSGVVCLQYEVKRN; translated from the coding sequence ATGAGAAAAATCGTTTCGTTTGTACATGTGTCACTAGATGGTTTTGTTGCTTCCACTGCGAAGGGCCCGGCGGGCCTCGGCTGGATAAGTATCAGCACTGATTTGTTTGAATACGTGGAGCAGCGGATTCAGCAGACCGACACAGCTTTATACGGGCGTACCACCTTCGAGATGATGGAGTCGTACTGGCCAACCGCTGCCGATAAGCCTGACGCCAGCCCGCATGACCATGAGCATTCACGCTGGTATAAATCTGCACGCAAAGTGGTGTTGTCGAAAACTTTGTCGGAAAAAAATCACGTTAATACGCAAATCATCAGTAGCAATTTGAGCGATGAAATCAACAAGCTCAAGCACGGCTCGGGCAGCGAGATCTTGATGTTTGGCAGCCCCTCCGCCACTCACGCGCTGATGGCGGAAAACCTCATCGACGAGTACTGGCTGTTCGTCAATCCGATACTGCTGGGGCAAGGTATCCCCTTGTTCAAAAATATCAAGGACAAAACCGCACTCATGCTGGTGAATAGTAAAATTTTTCCGTCGGGCGTCGTATGCCTGCAATACGAGGTGAAACGAAATTAA
- a CDS encoding SRPBCC family protein translates to MQERKNNAANIADASDREIIMSRLIDAPRELVWEAMTKPEHVVHWWGPDGFTNTLEKLDFRVGGEWHHVMHGPDGRDYPSRSVYTAIDKPHHIEFCTGGTYKGDPKAMFEAMWTFEAVGGQTKVTIRLLFPTAQARNMAVERIGAIEGGNQTLARLAGYVIKT, encoded by the coding sequence GTGCAGGAAAGAAAAAATAACGCGGCGAACATTGCTGATGCCAGCGACCGCGAAATCATCATGTCGCGTTTGATAGACGCACCGCGCGAATTGGTATGGGAGGCGATGACCAAACCTGAACATGTCGTGCACTGGTGGGGGCCGGATGGGTTTACTAACACGCTGGAGAAACTGGATTTTCGCGTGGGAGGCGAGTGGCACCATGTCATGCACGGGCCGGATGGACGAGATTATCCTAGCCGCAGCGTCTATACCGCGATCGACAAACCTCACCACATCGAGTTTTGCACCGGCGGCACATACAAGGGCGACCCGAAGGCCATGTTTGAGGCGATGTGGACGTTCGAGGCAGTGGGCGGACAAACCAAAGTGACGATCCGTCTGCTTTTTCCTACTGCGCAGGCACGCAATATGGCGGTAGAAAGAATTGGTGCGATTGAAGGCGGCAACCAAACTCTGGCCCGGCTTGCCGGCTATGTAATCAAAACTTGA
- a CDS encoding ArsR/SmtB family transcription factor — MNTDSLSITFAALADPTRRAILARLALGETSVTELAKPFSISPSAVTKHLKVLQQARLITQGRQAQWRPCQLNAAPLHEAADFIGQYRQHWEQSLDRLDVYLKNLQSVEAKSAGKKK, encoded by the coding sequence ATGAATACTGATTCGCTCAGCATCACCTTCGCCGCGCTCGCTGACCCAACGCGTCGCGCCATTCTTGCGCGACTGGCACTGGGCGAGACATCGGTTACCGAGCTTGCCAAGCCGTTTTCGATAAGCCCGTCAGCCGTAACGAAGCATCTCAAGGTGTTGCAGCAGGCCAGACTGATCACACAAGGTCGCCAGGCGCAATGGCGCCCCTGCCAGCTCAATGCCGCACCGTTGCACGAGGCTGCCGATTTTATCGGCCAATATCGCCAGCACTGGGAGCAGAGTCTCGATCGTCTGGATGTGTATCTTAAAAACCTTCAATCTGTGGAGGCGAAAAGTGCAGGAAAGAAAAAATAA
- a CDS encoding alginate lyase family protein, producing the protein MTRILAFVAVVIALTSPIATAYTATANLWLTETEIQSLRAQPPRIAPLIRHCDKEIDTSAAPVSVFSPPPHYTSSGVVETDMSKRFSSDGAMAWRAALCYALSQNPLYAKHAQSIIGAWADTMREVKSEQGASEINFDLPQYILAASMVRDVGGWNDRPFRHLLTDIALPLSHSDRKNNHANWGVFLNAAIAAYTGDTALLERARVRWLALMDSEVAPDGSLPLEICRSDTNNYCGGAHRGVNGLSYTHYTLLPTTAAARIFEIAGRSVWQTPQGKKLAAAYQQAAAWTLHPENFPYYDSNGGHLNGVRNAAYFALLQRVFPNDDGALVIANGNIGMNGLEWLVLFE; encoded by the coding sequence ATGACTCGTATCCTCGCGTTTGTCGCTGTAGTTATCGCGTTGACATCGCCAATCGCTACCGCATATACAGCCACCGCAAATCTTTGGCTCACGGAGACTGAAATTCAGTCCTTGCGCGCCCAGCCGCCTCGCATTGCGCCACTCATCAGGCATTGCGACAAGGAAATCGATACGAGCGCTGCCCCCGTTTCCGTATTTTCTCCGCCGCCGCACTACACCTCGAGCGGGGTTGTTGAGACGGACATGTCCAAGCGCTTCTCGAGCGACGGCGCGATGGCTTGGCGCGCCGCACTGTGCTATGCGCTGTCGCAGAATCCACTTTATGCGAAACACGCCCAGTCCATCATTGGCGCGTGGGCCGATACCATGCGAGAGGTGAAGTCAGAGCAGGGGGCATCGGAAATCAATTTCGACCTGCCGCAGTACATCCTGGCCGCTTCGATGGTGCGCGATGTGGGTGGTTGGAACGATCGGCCATTTCGACACCTCCTCACCGACATCGCCCTGCCTCTGTCGCATAGCGACCGCAAGAACAATCACGCCAACTGGGGTGTTTTCCTCAATGCAGCCATCGCCGCATATACCGGCGATACCGCCTTGCTCGAGCGGGCTAGAGTGCGCTGGCTGGCGCTGATGGACAGTGAAGTGGCGCCAGACGGATCGCTGCCGTTGGAAATCTGCCGCAGTGACACAAACAATTATTGTGGAGGAGCGCACAGGGGAGTCAACGGCCTCAGCTACACGCACTACACCTTACTGCCAACCACGGCAGCGGCGCGCATCTTTGAGATTGCAGGGCGCAGTGTTTGGCAAACGCCACAAGGCAAAAAATTGGCAGCCGCCTATCAGCAAGCTGCCGCATGGACGCTACACCCGGAGAACTTCCCGTACTACGACAGCAATGGCGGACACTTAAACGGCGTGCGCAACGCCGCCTATTTCGCTCTGTTGCAACGGGTATTTCCTAACGATGATGGTGCGTTGGTGATCGCGAATGGCAACATTGGGATGAATGGGTTGGAGTGGTTGGTATTGTTCGAATGA
- a CDS encoding LysE family translocator, whose translation MIELSTLLAFTLLNMSFALIPGPDVICILSNSVSRGASAGVQVCAGIACAALVHAGAATFGITAFLASVPTAFVVVKTIGAIYLCWLGWQMLRSPVSVATEPSRIRRASPFAQGATSNLLNPKVALFFLAILPQFINPSLGNPGLQAAILGLVSIASGTAVNLCTAALGGRARHWLLAKPKLFQRFQQFSGAILVGLGVKVALERVR comes from the coding sequence ATGATCGAACTCTCCACACTTCTGGCTTTCACGCTACTCAATATGAGCTTCGCTCTGATTCCAGGACCCGACGTCATCTGCATCCTGTCTAATTCAGTCTCACGAGGTGCGTCCGCCGGGGTACAGGTCTGTGCTGGCATCGCCTGTGCGGCGTTAGTGCATGCAGGGGCCGCGACCTTTGGAATCACTGCGTTTCTGGCATCGGTACCCACGGCATTTGTTGTTGTAAAGACCATTGGAGCTATCTACCTCTGCTGGCTTGGTTGGCAAATGCTGCGCAGCCCCGTCTCTGTCGCCACGGAGCCATCCAGAATCCGTCGGGCATCACCTTTCGCACAGGGCGCTACATCCAATCTGCTAAACCCGAAGGTAGCTCTCTTCTTTCTCGCTATTCTTCCTCAGTTTATCAATCCGTCTCTGGGCAATCCTGGCCTGCAAGCGGCCATTCTTGGCCTAGTCTCCATCGCATCGGGCACCGCGGTAAACCTCTGCACCGCCGCGCTTGGCGGCCGCGCACGGCATTGGCTACTAGCCAAGCCAAAGCTTTTCCAGCGCTTTCAGCAGTTTTCTGGTGCCATACTTGTTGGTCTTGGAGTCAAGGTTGCCCTGGAACGCGTACGATGA
- a CDS encoding acyltransferase family protein produces the protein MNLQPNPLNSAARPRIHGLDTLRSIAIVLVFMYHYMCFVSHEATFGWASVTGWVGVDLFFVLSGYLIGNQLFAGLASGRALSLPSFYARRLLRTLPNYYVVLAFYFLFPVVMGGNSPPALWRFLTFTQNYQLTPGTAFSHAWSLCIEEQFYLLLPAVVLLAARFGKSIRLAWMLLGGLMLAGVVLRSVLWIKYGRIADGAIGNYYPNVYYSTFCRGDEFLPGVALALLKNFHRDQWERLMRHGQAILVAGLVAAALLAWLIVNFYFIENYGYGYFMSGFGYSLIALCFGALVLAALSPASLLHRVRVPGASHLALWSYAIYLSHKPLATIIATQLAPFGIAPGSVTAILIISAAALLVGWVMYNLVERPFMRLRDRRFPSNFSPRPHSAMATAYSGNVDHP, from the coding sequence ATGAACCTACAACCAAATCCTCTCAATTCGGCGGCGCGACCGCGCATACACGGCCTGGATACGCTTAGAAGCATCGCCATTGTTTTGGTATTCATGTATCACTACATGTGTTTCGTCAGCCATGAGGCGACTTTCGGGTGGGCGAGCGTCACAGGCTGGGTCGGCGTCGATCTCTTCTTCGTATTGAGCGGTTACCTGATTGGCAACCAGTTATTTGCTGGTCTCGCAAGTGGGCGCGCACTGTCGCTCCCGTCATTTTATGCGCGCCGGCTGCTGCGAACGCTGCCGAACTATTACGTGGTGCTGGCATTTTATTTTCTGTTCCCGGTCGTCATGGGCGGCAATTCTCCACCGGCGCTTTGGCGGTTCCTGACTTTCACTCAGAATTATCAGCTCACGCCCGGCACCGCTTTCTCGCACGCGTGGTCTTTGTGCATCGAAGAGCAGTTCTATTTGCTGTTGCCGGCCGTCGTGTTGTTGGCGGCCCGCTTCGGCAAGTCGATTCGGCTGGCCTGGATGTTGTTGGGCGGCCTGATGCTGGCCGGGGTAGTGCTGCGAAGCGTGCTGTGGATCAAATATGGCCGCATTGCCGACGGCGCCATCGGCAACTACTATCCGAACGTGTATTACTCAACGTTCTGCCGCGGCGACGAATTCCTGCCCGGGGTAGCTCTGGCACTCTTGAAGAATTTTCACCGCGATCAATGGGAGCGGTTGATGCGGCATGGACAGGCAATCCTTGTCGCCGGATTGGTCGCCGCCGCTCTGTTGGCCTGGTTGATCGTAAATTTTTACTTCATCGAAAACTATGGTTACGGCTACTTCATGAGCGGCTTCGGCTATTCGCTGATCGCGTTGTGCTTCGGCGCGCTGGTTCTCGCCGCACTCAGCCCGGCATCACTGCTGCACAGAGTCCGCGTACCCGGCGCATCCCATCTTGCGTTGTGGTCTTATGCCATCTACCTGAGCCACAAGCCGCTTGCCACGATCATCGCGACACAGTTGGCCCCGTTCGGCATTGCACCAGGATCGGTGACCGCGATACTGATCATCTCGGCGGCGGCACTGCTCGTTGGATGGGTAATGTACAACCTGGTCGAACGACCTTTCATGCGCCTGCGCGATCGCCGTTTTCCCAGCAATTTTTCGCCGCGTCCGCATTCGGCCATGGCAACTGCCTATTCCGGCAACGTTGACCATCCGTAA
- a CDS encoding flagellar brake protein, whose protein sequence is MSKNNLTVEARAELGHVSPLTASLAGLEEFRISYPKTIAHVLRQFARQMDFLNIAFGRHGERTVTRILAVDESSGTFHYDYGATEMENLRLQDSEENLLSGMQSGVHVQFICGRPEPVLYEGLPAFKSQFPESLYRIQRRESFRVETPIANPYICTATLPDSRRVRFEIVDLSLTGIRLRSTDASIGELEIGMTLTGAAFDYRDLGVMESELKITFIHNSQTFSNPIYHLGCRFLTLPKAKEASLQRLITFLELSRNRR, encoded by the coding sequence ATGTCAAAAAATAATCTAACAGTCGAGGCAAGAGCGGAGTTGGGCCACGTTTCGCCCCTGACAGCATCGCTGGCCGGACTGGAAGAATTCAGGATCTCGTATCCCAAAACCATCGCCCACGTATTGCGCCAGTTCGCACGCCAAATGGATTTTCTGAATATCGCATTCGGACGGCACGGAGAACGCACCGTTACGCGCATCCTTGCGGTAGACGAAAGCAGCGGAACCTTTCATTACGATTACGGCGCCACCGAAATGGAAAATCTGCGCCTGCAGGATTCCGAGGAAAATCTTTTATCCGGCATGCAATCCGGCGTCCATGTCCAATTTATCTGTGGTCGGCCCGAGCCTGTGCTGTACGAGGGCTTGCCGGCATTCAAATCGCAGTTTCCCGAAAGTCTGTATCGCATACAGCGACGCGAAAGTTTTCGGGTGGAAACGCCGATTGCCAACCCTTACATCTGCACAGCCACCCTGCCCGATTCGCGGCGCGTGCGCTTCGAGATTGTCGATCTGTCTTTGACCGGCATCCGCTTGCGTTCCACCGACGCCAGCATCGGCGAACTGGAAATTGGTATGACGCTGACCGGGGCCGCGTTCGATTATCGCGATCTCGGCGTGATGGAATCGGAATTGAAAATTACCTTCATCCACAATAGCCAGACTTTCAGCAATCCGATCTACCATCTCGGTTGCCGTTTTCTGACTTTGCCGAAAGCCAAGGAAGCGAGCTTGCAGCGCCTGATTACCTTTCTGGAACTCAGTAGAAACCGGCGCTGA
- a CDS encoding YncE family protein, protein MKNLTFGRPTIAAAGVLALLQMTIVLPAQAATPENYKIVSRFPISGTEGWDYIAVDSKRERLFISRSDHVQVVDTKSGEVVANILDTAGVHGVAIAQDLKLGFTSNGRSDTITVFELDSLKTIDTIKTVGPGPDSILYYPPLQRIYSFNGRGKSVTIIDAVTRKVVDTLSVLGQPEFAVNDSQGHIFFNVEDKNEIAVIDAQSSKIVKHWTMSQCDGPSGLAIDDARHRLFSVCANQKMMVVDSLSGRVVTTVGIGEKPDAVAFDPASGLVFVSNGGGTLTVVHEDTANKYTVKTNLATQKGARTLALNPENHLVYLVSGKFGAVPAPTAANPHPRPALLPDTFNVLVAEPN, encoded by the coding sequence ATGAAAAATCTCACCTTCGGCAGACCAACCATCGCTGCGGCCGGCGTTCTTGCGCTTTTGCAGATGACGATCGTCTTGCCAGCACAGGCAGCCACTCCCGAGAATTACAAGATCGTTTCGCGTTTCCCGATATCAGGGACGGAAGGTTGGGATTACATCGCTGTCGATAGCAAGCGAGAACGTTTGTTCATCAGTCGCTCAGATCATGTTCAAGTTGTCGATACCAAGTCGGGCGAAGTGGTGGCGAATATCCTCGATACGGCGGGCGTGCACGGCGTGGCGATCGCGCAGGATCTGAAACTGGGTTTCACCAGCAATGGGCGATCGGACACGATAACGGTTTTCGAGCTCGACAGCCTCAAGACAATCGATACCATCAAGACAGTTGGCCCAGGCCCTGATTCGATACTGTACTACCCGCCATTGCAACGGATTTACAGTTTCAACGGTCGCGGAAAAAGTGTGACGATCATCGATGCCGTAACGCGCAAGGTCGTTGATACGCTGTCAGTCCTCGGTCAGCCTGAATTTGCCGTCAACGATAGCCAGGGCCACATCTTCTTCAATGTGGAGGACAAGAATGAAATTGCTGTCATTGACGCGCAGTCGTCAAAAATCGTCAAGCATTGGACGATGTCTCAGTGCGATGGGCCAAGCGGCCTGGCGATCGACGATGCGCGTCATCGGTTATTTTCAGTGTGCGCCAACCAGAAAATGATGGTTGTAGATTCCTTGTCGGGGCGGGTCGTTACGACTGTCGGGATCGGCGAGAAGCCGGATGCCGTCGCTTTTGATCCTGCTTCCGGGCTGGTTTTTGTTTCCAATGGCGGTGGAACGCTGACGGTAGTGCATGAGGATACCGCGAACAAATACACGGTAAAGACTAATCTCGCCACCCAAAAGGGTGCACGGACGCTGGCGCTCAATCCAGAAAACCATCTGGTGTATCTGGTGAGCGGAAAATTCGGTGCGGTGCCGGCGCCAACAGCAGCGAATCCTCATCCGCGTCCTGCGCTTTTGCCAGATACCTTCAATGTGTTGGTTGCAGAACCAAATTAA
- a CDS encoding GNAT family N-acetyltransferase translates to MTALVAASRSGYFTCFCGPTPCGGALSSVYVVAGCLIALAFALARLFEDVPLQKKSNRKMSCCYVCRSICLSGCILSMLPSLIEKTMTTHTIRTLESGDYEYVSSVVDEWWGGRPVRALVHRIFFDHLNATSYAIGPSDAVQAFLIGFVSQSKPNIAYIHFVGVTPAARADGLARMLYEHFFNVVGARGCTEVHSITSVVNTASIAFHRKLGFTLLPGSGEIDGLPVALNYAGEGQHRVRFHKSL, encoded by the coding sequence ATGACAGCATTGGTTGCCGCATCGCGCTCCGGTTACTTTACCTGTTTCTGCGGCCCCACACCATGTGGAGGTGCACTGAGCTCGGTCTATGTCGTCGCCGGATGCCTGATTGCGCTAGCGTTCGCACTGGCAAGGCTGTTCGAGGATGTGCCGCTGCAGAAAAAATCAAATCGTAAGATGTCGTGTTGTTATGTCTGCCGGTCTATTTGTCTGTCTGGCTGTATATTATCGATGCTTCCTTCACTCATCGAAAAAACAATGACGACACACACCATCCGCACTCTGGAATCCGGGGATTACGAATATGTTTCCTCTGTCGTCGATGAATGGTGGGGTGGCCGCCCTGTTCGCGCATTGGTGCATCGCATATTTTTCGACCATTTAAACGCAACCAGTTACGCAATAGGCCCATCGGACGCGGTGCAAGCATTTCTGATCGGCTTTGTATCCCAATCCAAGCCCAACATCGCATATATCCACTTCGTCGGCGTGACCCCTGCCGCACGTGCCGACGGTCTTGCACGCATGCTCTACGAGCATTTTTTTAATGTAGTCGGCGCCCGAGGCTGCACAGAGGTGCACAGCATCACTTCTGTCGTCAATACCGCTTCTATCGCGTTTCATCGCAAGTTGGGGTTTACGCTTCTTCCCGGATCCGGCGAAATTGACGGGCTCCCGGTTGCCCTCAACTATGCAGGCGAAGGACAGCATCGCGTCCGGTTCCATAAATCGCTGTGA
- a CDS encoding GGDEF domain-containing protein, whose amino-acid sequence MPTDVASLLFALTVSMLTMAVALPSVMGQVNMAARRAQLGIFLQAAGWVLLLISGLVEAGSWTDRALSTLSMAGIAGGLALNATAFDLWCGRTALARAPTIIAVVLTLGYGIGFSSYAFRVGWANGLLALQMAMVAATLWREPLVPVGRWRWLLVVALVAQMVVTAWRGVLGAFFTDQFPAFLTPHPVNIAFALVANATAVLSLTGILLAHRDEAARALDRLATFDDLTGVLNRRAWLVQSNVELANSVRYDKPLAVLMLDLDYFKQINDSRGHEAGDRALKFVARALKAAVRTGDIVGRYGGEEFCVLLNHADRAAAKAFDQRMRAYLADATARELGHALNYSAGITVRISADDTLEAMLRRADVMLYSAKAQGRSRTLDAQELRLGQDAAG is encoded by the coding sequence ATGCCCACCGACGTTGCTTCCCTGTTGTTCGCACTGACTGTCAGCATGCTGACCATGGCCGTGGCGCTGCCTTCGGTAATGGGGCAGGTAAATATGGCGGCGCGGCGGGCGCAGCTTGGCATTTTCCTGCAGGCTGCAGGTTGGGTGCTGCTGCTGATCTCCGGGTTGGTCGAAGCCGGCTCGTGGACCGACCGCGCTCTTTCTACGCTGTCGATGGCAGGCATCGCCGGCGGCTTGGCATTGAACGCCACCGCATTCGACTTGTGGTGCGGCCGGACGGCGCTGGCTCGGGCGCCGACGATCATTGCCGTGGTGCTCACACTTGGCTATGGCATCGGGTTTTCCAGCTATGCGTTTCGGGTGGGCTGGGCCAACGGCTTGCTCGCACTGCAGATGGCCATGGTGGCGGCGACGCTGTGGCGCGAGCCACTTGTGCCTGTGGGCCGATGGCGCTGGCTGCTGGTCGTCGCCTTGGTGGCGCAGATGGTGGTGACAGCCTGGCGCGGTGTGCTGGGGGCGTTTTTTACCGATCAGTTCCCGGCTTTTCTCACGCCGCATCCGGTGAATATCGCTTTCGCACTGGTCGCCAATGCGACCGCCGTGCTGTCGCTGACGGGTATCCTTCTGGCGCACCGCGACGAGGCCGCGCGCGCTCTGGATCGTTTGGCGACGTTCGATGACCTGACCGGCGTGCTCAACCGACGCGCATGGTTGGTGCAGTCCAACGTCGAGCTGGCAAACAGCGTGCGTTACGACAAGCCGCTGGCAGTGCTGATGCTGGACCTCGATTATTTCAAGCAGATCAACGACAGCCGAGGCCACGAGGCCGGCGACCGCGCGCTCAAGTTTGTCGCCAGGGCGCTCAAGGCTGCAGTGCGTACCGGCGATATCGTTGGACGATATGGCGGGGAGGAGTTCTGCGTGCTGCTGAATCATGCAGATCGCGCCGCAGCAAAGGCATTCGATCAGCGCATGCGTGCCTATCTCGCCGATGCAACGGCGCGCGAACTGGGCCATGCGCTGAACTACAGCGCTGGCATCACCGTACGCATCTCCGCTGACGATACGCTCGAAGCCATGTTGCGGCGTGCCGACGTCATGCTATACAGCGCCAAAGCCCAGGGGCGATCGCGGACACTGGATGCGCAAGAATTGCGGCTTGGCCAGGATGCCGCGGGCTGA
- a CDS encoding DVU3141 family protein produces MHKRSSFFVSAVLVGCLVTASHAANMRFLNDTPITYLKPKDKTALVAEADSVLTNKADGETQQWSNKSLGNSVIIDAELSATDTVKTDAKTCRRLHIVLHAKGQDQTLSIPVCKTADGNWTVQKR; encoded by the coding sequence ATGCATAAGCGATCGTCGTTTTTTGTAAGTGCCGTTTTAGTTGGCTGTTTAGTTACCGCCTCTCATGCGGCTAACATGCGATTTTTGAATGACACACCGATTACCTACCTGAAGCCGAAAGACAAGACTGCGCTGGTTGCAGAAGCCGATAGTGTTCTGACCAATAAAGCGGATGGCGAGACCCAGCAATGGTCCAATAAAAGCCTGGGTAATTCGGTGATTATTGATGCTGAGTTGAGTGCTACGGACACAGTCAAGACAGACGCCAAGACCTGCCGCAGACTACATATTGTGCTTCATGCCAAAGGCCAGGATCAGACGTTGTCGATACCAGTTTGCAAGACAGCAGACGGAAACTGGACCGTGCAAAAGAGATAA